A genome region from Anaerolineae bacterium includes the following:
- a CDS encoding tyrosine-type recombinase/integrase, producing the protein MKEEVRNFLEYLRKEKAYSEHTIESYWNDLSYAANFFFKKKGATFKWADLKPTDVQEFVSHLRGRGYAMSSISRKISSFRSFLHFLHREGVIAQSYSELLGGAKTPKRPPKFLSDEELSKLLEAPSAQGGPKALRDKAILEVLSSTGMKIIELVALNLDDVDLASGAVRIIYKKGKERVVSLSDQAREALRVYIEQGRMRLINPQNPTDALFVNAKGQRLTRQGVWVIVKQYARSVGMETSPKIFRHSLIRKKLLEKAKPRDLKKILGYSGHLDTTLYSGE; encoded by the coding sequence ATGAAAGAGGAGGTGAGAAATTTTCTGGAGTATCTGCGTAAGGAAAAGGCTTACTCCGAGCATACCATAGAAAGTTACTGGAATGACCTTTCTTACGCAGCGAATTTCTTCTTCAAGAAGAAGGGTGCCACTTTCAAATGGGCTGACTTGAAACCAACGGATGTGCAGGAGTTTGTTTCCCACCTCAGGGGGAGAGGCTATGCTATGAGCTCCATCTCCCGGAAAATCTCCTCTTTTCGATCGTTCCTTCACTTCCTCCACCGGGAAGGCGTAATAGCCCAGAGCTATTCTGAGCTTCTCGGAGGGGCCAAAACGCCGAAACGTCCTCCCAAGTTCTTGTCCGATGAGGAACTATCCAAACTCCTGGAAGCCCCGTCAGCTCAGGGTGGGCCGAAGGCTTTGAGGGATAAAGCTATCCTTGAAGTCCTTTCCTCCACAGGAATGAAAATCATTGAGCTTGTAGCTCTGAATTTGGACGATGTGGACCTGGCCTCAGGGGCTGTGCGGATCATATACAAGAAGGGGAAGGAAAGGGTAGTAAGCCTGAGCGACCAGGCCCGGGAAGCCCTGAGGGTGTATATAGAACAGGGCCGCATGCGCCTTATAAATCCTCAAAACCCAACTGACGCCCTTTTCGTAAACGCCAAAGGCCAGAGGCTCACACGCCAGGGGGTTTGGGTAATAGTAAAACAATACGCCAGAAGCGTGGGGATGGAGACAAGCCCGAAGATCTTCCGCCACTCCCTCATCCGCAAGAAACTTCTGGAAAAAGCGAAGCCCAGGGATCTGAAAAAAATCCTGGGCTACTCAGGCCACCTGGATACGACCCTTTACAGCGGAGAATAG
- a CDS encoding sugar phosphate isomerase/epimerase, with amino-acid sequence MVRLGIEIIQEPLLLEMAAPLLTGAGGLPEKLPPLDVPAMVERITSYGFRLLELNTDLNIFFPHSFGVPTLKRLMDFKESLGLSYTVHLPLWSLEPSSPFEEVRKAAVDVMVDAILRFAPLEPEVYVFHATGPLATEFFTSPSIPDLARPLLMLLFQRNAARSIEEILERTNLPPRALAVETIQFPLDLTLGLAEEFDLSVCFDTGHVFARMPGPVDFHEALAKCLPRLKEVHLHDAWFRLEPDGTARWADHLPLGEGEVPLEDFFSSLKKVNFEGPIIFELTIPEAIKSLERLREVMGQLPI; translated from the coding sequence ATGGTCCGGCTGGGGATTGAAATTATTCAGGAACCCCTTCTTTTGGAAATGGCCGCACCACTTTTGACCGGAGCCGGCGGCCTTCCAGAAAAGTTGCCCCCCCTTGACGTGCCAGCCATGGTGGAGCGCATCACCAGTTACGGATTCCGGCTCCTCGAGCTCAATACCGACCTCAATATTTTCTTCCCCCATAGCTTCGGTGTCCCCACTCTCAAGCGCCTTATGGATTTTAAAGAAAGCCTGGGATTAAGCTACACTGTTCACCTTCCCCTGTGGTCCCTTGAGCCCTCAAGCCCCTTTGAGGAAGTCAGAAAAGCAGCAGTAGACGTTATGGTGGATGCAATCCTGCGTTTCGCACCTCTGGAGCCAGAGGTCTATGTCTTCCACGCTACAGGCCCCCTCGCTACCGAGTTCTTCACATCACCTTCCATACCTGACCTGGCCCGCCCCCTCCTTATGCTGCTTTTCCAGCGCAATGCTGCCCGAAGCATTGAGGAGATTCTTGAACGGACAAACCTCCCACCCAGAGCCTTGGCAGTAGAAACCATCCAGTTCCCTTTGGACTTGACCCTCGGCCTGGCAGAGGAGTTTGACCTTTCCGTTTGCTTTGATACCGGGCATGTCTTTGCCCGTATGCCCGGCCCGGTGGATTTCCACGAGGCTCTGGCTAAATGCTTACCCCGCCTCAAAGAGGTCCACCTGCACGATGCCTGGTTCAGGCTTGAGCCCGACGGAACCGCTCGCTGGGCCGATCACCTGCCCCTCGGAGAAGGGGAAGTCCCCCTGGAGGATTTCTTCTCCTCCTTGAAAAAGGTAAACTTTGAAGGGCCGATCATCTTTGAGTTAACTATCCCTGAAGCCATAAAATCCCTAGAAAGATTGCGAGAAGTAATGGGTCAGCTACCTATTTAA
- a CDS encoding purine-nucleoside phosphorylase, with product MTEAFFSHSDYLRFAALFKEKLGWIPAVGIILGSGLNPVADEVEVEASALYSEIPGFPVPMVAGHEGRILVGRINGFPILVFQGRPHYYEGYSMQEVVLPIRVFQVSGGKVLIVTNAAGGLNPYFKPGDLMLITDHINIPGLAGIHPLRGPNEETIGPRFLDMVNAYDPQLRSLAQKAAKKAGIELHEGIYVMLTGPSYETPAEIRFLRLIGADAVGMSTVPEVIAARHGGMRVLGISGISNVIPIQHGEKGPDHQEVLEAGKKMVPKLQALLRHLIPMIYETGV from the coding sequence ATGACCGAAGCCTTCTTCTCCCACTCGGACTATTTGCGTTTTGCCGCTTTATTCAAAGAAAAACTGGGATGGATACCGGCAGTGGGGATAATCCTGGGCTCTGGCCTCAATCCCGTAGCCGATGAAGTAGAAGTGGAAGCTTCAGCCCTTTACAGCGAAATCCCCGGCTTCCCTGTCCCAATGGTGGCGGGACACGAAGGCCGAATCCTGGTCGGCAGAATAAACGGGTTTCCGATCCTGGTCTTCCAGGGCCGCCCCCATTACTATGAAGGCTACTCAATGCAGGAAGTAGTCCTCCCGATAAGGGTTTTCCAAGTATCTGGAGGCAAAGTATTGATTGTAACCAATGCTGCTGGAGGCCTTAACCCCTACTTTAAGCCCGGAGACTTGATGCTCATAACCGATCACATAAATATCCCAGGGCTGGCTGGTATCCACCCATTAAGGGGGCCCAATGAAGAAACCATCGGCCCCCGCTTTTTAGATATGGTCAACGCTTACGACCCTCAGCTTCGCTCCCTGGCTCAGAAGGCAGCTAAGAAAGCAGGGATTGAACTCCACGAGGGAATATACGTTATGCTCACAGGCCCGTCCTATGAAACCCCCGCTGAAATTCGTTTCCTTCGCCTCATAGGCGCCGATGCCGTAGGAATGTCTACCGTCCCCGAAGTCATAGCTGCCCGCCACGGCGGGATGAGGGTCTTAGGCATATCAGGCATAAGCAACGTCATCCCAATACAGCACGGAGAAAAAGGCCCTGACCATCAGGAAGTTCTGGAAGCGGGGAAGAAAATGGTCCCTAAATTGCAGGCTCTCCTCCGTCACCTCATCCCGATGATATACGAAACGGGGGTTTAA
- a CDS encoding phosphoglucomutase/phosphomannomutase family protein: protein MPIEFGTDGWRAVISDDFTFENLRYVAQGIAEAFGPGRKIAIGFDTRFLSDRYAAEVARVLAANGITVYLTRTDTPTPVLAFAISHLKADGGVMITASHNPPRYNGVKVKGPYGEPNKALAKKVEAIINANLERKIPPRLVDYEKALAEGAIVRFDPAPPYFEHVKKLVDFSLIAQSGFKVVVDPMYGAGRGYIKSLLTEAGLSSVLEIRGEMNPGFGGIHPEPIARYLEALVQAVREGRDVGLAHDGDADRIGAVDAEGNFVDPQKIFALILRYLVEEKGWKGAVVKTISTTMAVDRLASRYGLPLYETPVGFNYIAEHMISGDVLMGGEESGGMSVKGHIPEGDGILMGLLVLEAMAASSMPLKALVEDLISDLGPLHYARKDIPLEKPCSKKALTEALKASVPSRIAGVEVKGISDLDGFKYFLGEEGWLLVRPSGTEPLLRIYAEAVDHVLLRAFLDEGEKLGLKALEAGL from the coding sequence ATGCCAATAGAGTTCGGGACCGACGGCTGGAGGGCCGTAATAAGCGATGATTTCACCTTTGAGAACCTCCGCTATGTAGCCCAGGGCATAGCCGAAGCCTTCGGACCTGGAAGGAAAATCGCCATCGGCTTTGACACCAGATTTCTTTCAGACCGCTACGCTGCAGAAGTGGCCAGAGTGCTGGCCGCCAATGGGATAACGGTCTACCTTACAAGAACAGATACTCCGACCCCGGTTCTGGCCTTTGCCATTTCCCACCTTAAGGCTGACGGTGGGGTGATGATAACCGCAAGCCACAATCCTCCGCGCTACAACGGTGTTAAAGTTAAAGGGCCCTACGGTGAACCCAACAAGGCCTTGGCTAAAAAAGTTGAAGCAATAATAAATGCCAACCTTGAGCGTAAAATTCCTCCCCGCCTTGTGGATTACGAAAAGGCCCTAGCTGAAGGAGCGATTGTAAGGTTCGATCCCGCCCCTCCTTACTTCGAGCACGTAAAGAAGCTGGTGGATTTCTCCCTTATAGCCCAAAGTGGCTTTAAAGTAGTGGTGGACCCCATGTATGGGGCCGGACGAGGGTATATAAAGAGTCTGCTTACAGAAGCGGGCCTCTCTTCAGTTTTAGAAATAAGGGGAGAAATGAACCCGGGCTTTGGGGGAATCCATCCGGAGCCTATAGCCCGCTATTTGGAGGCTCTGGTTCAGGCGGTAAGGGAGGGCAGAGATGTAGGCCTTGCCCACGATGGCGATGCCGACCGGATTGGGGCTGTTGACGCTGAAGGGAATTTTGTGGACCCTCAAAAGATTTTCGCCCTCATACTTCGCTATCTGGTGGAAGAAAAGGGGTGGAAAGGGGCTGTGGTTAAAACCATATCCACCACTATGGCTGTGGACAGGCTGGCTTCCCGTTACGGCCTGCCTCTCTATGAGACACCTGTTGGCTTCAACTACATAGCTGAGCACATGATCAGCGGAGACGTCCTTATGGGTGGGGAAGAATCGGGCGGGATGAGCGTGAAAGGCCACATCCCCGAAGGCGATGGAATCCTTATGGGGCTTCTGGTTCTGGAAGCGATGGCAGCCAGTTCAATGCCCCTTAAAGCTCTTGTGGAGGACCTGATTTCCGATCTTGGGCCTCTTCATTACGCCAGGAAAGATATTCCTTTGGAGAAGCCATGCTCAAAGAAAGCCCTCACCGAAGCTCTTAAAGCTTCAGTTCCCTCCCGGATAGCCGGGGTAGAGGTTAAAGGGATAAGCGATCTGGATGGTTTCAAATACTTCCTGGGTGAAGAAGGCTGGCTTCTCGTAAGGCCATCAGGGACAGAACCTCTCTTGCGGATTTACGCTGAAGCTGTAGACCATGTCCTGCTAAGGGCTTTCTTAGATGAAGGGGAGAAACTGGGCCTTAAAGCCCTCGAGGCTGGACTTTAA
- a CDS encoding Rrf2 family transcriptional regulator: MMIISRKTDYGLRILLELSKLPQGTAISAKELAFRQGIPFPFLSKIIADLASKHIVETKRGMKGGIKLSLTPDSISVLDIVEAIDGGINLCYCSARSIDCQRQNYCSIRKNLKLVEEKLREELRKITIAALTQEELRALGEA, translated from the coding sequence ATGATGATTATCTCGAGAAAAACCGATTATGGCCTGCGTATCCTTCTGGAGCTTTCCAAACTGCCTCAGGGAACAGCGATATCAGCCAAAGAACTGGCCTTCCGTCAGGGAATCCCCTTCCCATTCCTCAGCAAAATAATCGCCGATCTGGCCTCCAAACACATTGTGGAGACCAAGAGAGGAATGAAGGGGGGGATAAAGCTCTCTCTGACACCAGATTCCATCTCCGTCCTGGATATAGTGGAAGCCATAGACGGAGGCATAAACCTCTGTTACTGTTCCGCCCGCTCTATAGATTGCCAGCGGCAAAACTATTGCTCCATCCGCAAAAACCTCAAACTGGTGGAAGAAAAACTCAGGGAAGAACTCCGTAAAATTACCATCGCTGCCCTGACCCAGGAGGAGCTCAGGGCATTGGGGGAAGCCTAA